GATTTTTAAATGATTGGAGGATAAGAGATGTTAGGAGCTATTGAGGCGGGCGGTACGAAGTTTGTTTGTGCTGGTTGGAGATCAAACAGGCAAAATTATTGAGCGAATTCTTACCAACGACGGTCCCTGAGGAAACCATGACCAAGGTAATTGAATTTTTTAAAGGCTACACGCTTGAGGCCATACAAGTTGGCTCTTTTGGACCGATTGATGTGAACCGGGAAAGCCTTAGTTACGGATCAATTACCTCAACACCAAAACAGGGGTGGCGTGATTATCCGATTGTAAAGGCGCTGGAAAAAGAATTCGGGCTGCCAATTGGTTTCAATACCGATGTGAATGCGGCAGCATTGGGTGAGGTTACGCTTGGCAGCATAGGGATTGGATAGCTGCTTATACATAACGATTGGAACTGGAATCGGAGCAGGAGCCTTTGTTCAGGGCAAACTCCTTCAAGGTTTATCACATCCTGAAATGGGGCATATTCTTGTTAGACGTCACCCGCAGGATGTGTATCAAGGAAAATGCCCTTACCATAGGGATTGCCTAGAGGGTCTTGCCGCAGGTCCTGCAATAGAGGAACGCTGGGGTGCTAAAGGGATTGACCTGATTGACAGGCAGGAGGTATGGGAGCTGCAAGGCTACTACATTGCTCAAGCTCTCATGCAATATGTGTTGATTCTTTCTTCGAAAAAAATTATTCTTGGCGGCGGAGTCATGAATCAAAAGTAAGTATTTGAAAGAATTTGTTGCCGATTATGTTCATTTACCGGAGTTATCTGATTATATTGTGAGCCCAGGTTTAGGAGACTATGCCGGGATTACAGGATCACTTATGCTAGCCAAACAAGCACTTCAAGAGAATCACTAATTCAGTGGAGGTTAAAAAATTGCAACAGCCATTATTTTTAAAACCAGTTTTTAAAGAAAGAATTTGGGGTGGAACAGCATTAGCAACTCAATTTGGCTATAATATTCCAACTGACCAAACAGGGGAATGCTGGGCTATTTCTGCTCATCCAAATGGTCCATCGATCATTGAATATGGCCCATTTGCAGGAATGTCTTTGGACGAGCTTTGGAAAAAACAGCCTGAATTATTCGGTCATCCGAAAGATGAGGTTTTCCCGCTGTTAACAAAGATTCTTGACGCGAATGCAGATTTATCTGTTCAAGTACATCCTGAGGATGCATATGCAAAGGTTCATGAAAATGGAGAGTTAGGCAAAACCGAATGTTGGTATATCCTTGACTGTAAAGAAGGTGCGGATATGATATTCGGTCATAACGCTAAAACAAAAGAGGAATTAATCCAACAAATCAATGAAGGCAAATGGAATGAACTGCTGCGCAGGGTAAAAATTAAGCCAGGCGACTTTTTCTATGTTCCGAGTGGAACCATTCATGCTTTATGCGAAGGAACGCTGGTGTTAGAAACTCAGCAAAGCTCTGACACAACCTACAGAGTATATGACTATGACCGCAGGGACGCGGAAGGGAATTTACGTGAACTTCACTTAGATAAAGCGATTGATGTCACCACCGTTCCTCATCATGAAACAGGTGTCACACCAAAAGTCAAAAAACAAGATCATGCTACCATTACAACCTTTGTGGAATCCGAATTTTTCTCCGTCTACAAGTGGGCTGTTGATGGAAAAGCAGCATTTTCAACGAATCAACACTACTTGCTCGTAAGTGTCATTAAAGGAGACGGGACACTGCTTCATGCAGGAGAACGATATCCATTAAAAAAAGGAACGCATTTTATCCTTCCAGTCGGCTTCGGAGAGTTCCAACTTGATGGAAATGCCGAATTTATTGTTTCTCATACGTAATCTCGTAAAAAAGGCTCAGAGTTTTAGACTCTGAGCCCTTCTTTTTTAATAAATTGTATGGGCGTTCTTTGTTAAGGCACCTAATTCATAAAGAATAGCTGCATCACTATTTTCACACCAAAGCTATTTGACTTTACCTTCAATGAAAAAGAAAAATCATGATTTTTAACATGATTAGGCGCCAGGCGCTTTCTTTCGAGTTTTCTTTTTCGAACTCGACCTATAACGTCAATTTCCAATACTCCAGAAAGTGCTATTTGCGGGAGTTACGTTGATATTAGGGAGATAACAGGGGAAATTGTCTAACGATTATTTCTCTATTAAGAAGGATATCCTGCTAGTGAAAAGGAAATTCGTTATTAGGAACAACTTCGGAGGTGAGGGTACTGTGGTGTTGCTTTTTCATTATTTATCTCTATTAAATATATTTGATGCGTTCATTACATACTTTGGATTGGAAAACTCATTGATACAGGAATCGAACCCGCTGATGAGTAGAATATATGAGGCAGATCCGGCTTTGTTTCTGATTACCAAGATGGCATTTTCGCTGTGTCTTTATTTGTTTATTCTTTTTAAAAAAGTACCAACATCCTCCCTTACAAAGGG
This genomic stretch from Neobacillus niacini harbors:
- the manA gene encoding mannose-6-phosphate isomerase, class I, with protein sequence MQQPLFLKPVFKERIWGGTALATQFGYNIPTDQTGECWAISAHPNGPSIIEYGPFAGMSLDELWKKQPELFGHPKDEVFPLLTKILDANADLSVQVHPEDAYAKVHENGELGKTECWYILDCKEGADMIFGHNAKTKEELIQQINEGKWNELLRRVKIKPGDFFYVPSGTIHALCEGTLVLETQQSSDTTYRVYDYDRRDAEGNLRELHLDKAIDVTTVPHHETGVTPKVKKQDHATITTFVESEFFSVYKWAVDGKAAFSTNQHYLLVSVIKGDGTLLHAGERYPLKKGTHFILPVGFGEFQLDGNAEFIVSHT
- a CDS encoding DUF5658 family protein, with the protein product MLLFHYLSLLNIFDAFITYFGLENSLIQESNPLMSRIYEADPALFLITKMAFSLCLYLFILFKKVPTSSLTKGLTVFATSFYTLVFFLHCYWLVVLI